The following DNA comes from Oceanispirochaeta sp..
ATGGGTCAATGACGGCATCACCCGAATCAAATTTGAGCCAGGCGCTGATCTGAACCATGGGGAAAGACTTTTCAAGAGCTTCCTTACCATAGCAGGGGTCAAAAACAACGGCATTTTTTGCGGCCCAGTCTTTCAGTTCAGGAGATTTCATGACAACATTTTTCCAAATCTTATCCATGGTGTTGGTCACGGCTTTAGGAGCACCCTTGGGAATGAAAATTCCGAAATAGATAGGGGCTGCTTCAAAATCCTTGATCCAATTTGTGATAGGGGGAATTTCGCCTTCCATTCCATCCACGACCAGGGCTTTGTCAGTCATAACACAAAGGGCTTTCAGCCTTCCCGCCTTCAGCATGTCCACTTCTTCAACAGAAAGCTGAGGAACAACATCTGCTTCTCCGCCGACTGTGGCGATGACGGCAGGATTTCCACCGTCATAGGTCACATGCTTGTACTCAACTCCGGTGTATTTTTTGATCAGTTCTATGGCTGTATGGCCGGCAGAATTGACTCCTGCTGTGGCCACACGGATCTTTCCGGGGTTGGCTTTCATATCGGCAAGAAGATCTCCAAAGTCATTGTAGGGAGAATCTATACCGACGGCGACTACGGTAGGCATGGCTACGTTCAGATAGAGATTCCAGTCATCCAGAGTCGTATCAATCATGCCCTGTACTTTGT
Coding sequences within:
- a CDS encoding tripartite tricarboxylate transporter substrate binding protein → MKKTVILLLLALLVFPLFGEGQKESNGYEWQPAKPVNLVVPWGAGGSTDRSARTTAGIVEAVLGQKIVVVNQPGASGSVGTKGVLDADKDGMKWVAGAVKDLGVYKVQGMIDTTLDDWNLYLNVAMPTVVAVGIDSPYNDFGDLLADMKANPGKIRVATAGVNSAGHTAIELIKKYTGVEYKHVTYDGGNPAVIATVGGEADVVPQLSVEEVDMLKAGRLKALCVMTDKALVVDGMEGEIPPITNWIKDFEAAPIYFGIFIPKGAPKAVTNTMDKIWKNVVMKSPELKDWAAKNAVVFDPCYGKEALEKSFPMVQISAWLKFDSGDAVIDPSTIGIPRP